A stretch of Lathyrus oleraceus cultivar Zhongwan6 chromosome 6, CAAS_Psat_ZW6_1.0, whole genome shotgun sequence DNA encodes these proteins:
- the LOC127095443 gene encoding probable transcription factor At5g28040 — MFSPLVSWILSTSSSSSSSSSEEEDDDEHENLDISNDESDYENFHNDNVEDQMDDVDDHTIPIGLAISDASPDVTVALPAPTDYTNTATTTKETRSKRQHNKYSGGVRQYQRIWTKQDEIELLKGYLDYIKQQGRTSTTLQNHVASFYDQVMPKFSTDFNRNQIVEKLRRLKRKHKMVLDKGKEVQVSFKSSHEQAIFEISRKIWGNDTDHDVLEVDESRPVPDSPDLIDDIKMKGEHVDNCEETEKRAHKRARLASDNGDATSSIHGFIEETMRSCFSPLLKELLDDAPVEPLDVLPMLLSTEEARDEQWLKQRILELEVYLNRLELLQGQIKSRLEDLRSSLG; from the coding sequence ATGTTCTCACCATTGGTTTCTTGGATTTTGTCAACCTCATCTTCTTCCTCCTCATCATcatctgaagaagaagacgaCGACGAACATGAAAATCTCGACATTAGCAATGACGAATCAGACTACGAAAACTTTCACAACGACAATGTTGAAGACCAAATGGACGATGTGGATGATCACACCATTCCCATTGGACTTGCCATTTCTGATGCCTCCCCCGATGTGACCGTGGCCTTGCCGGCCCCTACAGATTACACAAACACTGCCACCACTACTAAAGAAACACGCTCGAAACGACAACACAACAAGTATTCTGGTGGGGTGAGACAATATCAGAGGATATGGACAAAGCAAGATGAGATAGAACTGTTGAAAGGATATCTGGATTACATCAAGCAACAAGGAAGAACAAGCACCACTCTTCAAAACCATGTAGCTTCGTTCTATGATCAAGTTATGCCAAAATTCAGTACGGATTTCAATAGGAACCAGATTGTTGAGAAGCTACGTAGGTTAAAAAGAAAACACAAGATGGTTTTGGATAAAGGCAAAGAGGTTCAGGTTTCTTTCAAAAGCTCCCATGAACAAGCCATTTTCGAAATTTCCCGCAAGATTTGGGGCAATGACACAGACCATGATGTTTTGGAAGTTGATGAATCAAGACCAGTTCCTGACAGTCCTGATCTAATTGACGACATTAAGATGAAGGGTGAACATGTTGACAATTGCGAAGAAACGGAGAAAAGGGCGCACAAGCGCGCAAGGCTTGCATCAGACAATGGTGATGCTACTAGTAGTATACATGGATTCATTGAGGAAACCATGAGGTCATGTTTCTCACCATTGCTGAAGGAACTATTGGATGATGCTCCGGTAGAGCCACTCGACGTGTTGCCAATGTTGTTATCCACCGAGGAAGCGAGGGATGAGCAATGGTTAAAACAAAGGATTTTGGAGCTAGAAGTGTATTTGAATCGGTTGGAGTTGTTGCAGGGTCAGATCAAATCTAGGTTGGAGGATTTGAGGTCTAGCTTAGGTTGA